The following coding sequences lie in one Megalodesulfovibrio gigas DSM 1382 = ATCC 19364 genomic window:
- a CDS encoding AMP-binding protein, translated as MASYRTTLPALLLEKAARHGSRTALREKQWGVWQPTTWAQYARLVSEFAAGLKSLGLGKDDVVVCIGDNRPEWLWAELAIQGLGGISLGLYQDAPADEVAYIFDLAEVRLVVAEDQEQVDKMLEIKEKSKHLQYIVYHDPKGLAPDEALGLMSFEAVCELGKAQAGQYAEWVKALLPDDPCVIVTTSGTTGRPKLAMLSHANMLAMAGNLNEADPKFASDEFVSFLPLAWIGEQMMALASALLHGFTVNFPEEPDTVQADIREIGPHLIFSPPRVWENMAAGVQVKIMETTPLKRWVYNRLQPVGLAWADCKFQKRAPSLGLRLAYLLARVVLFNPLKDNLGFSNIRSASTGGAALGPDTFRFFHALGVNLKQLYGQTEIAGISCIHRDGEIDFDSVGRPIAETEIIISEEGEILSKSPAVFLGYYKNEAATAETLADGWLRSGDAGYFNEAGQLVVIDRLKDVMQLCDGERFSPQFLENKLKFSPFIKEAVVLGQDRDHPAAIICIDMGIAGRWAESRMITYTTYQDLAAKDEVYALIKREVEQVNGSLPAAQRIRRFALLYKELDADDGELTRTRKVRRQAVGERYAALIDGLYSDADSLDLMARITYQDGRVREMRGMVRIESV; from the coding sequence ATGGCATCTTACAGAACAACGCTTCCGGCCCTGCTGCTGGAAAAAGCGGCCCGCCACGGCAGCCGCACCGCCCTGCGCGAAAAGCAGTGGGGCGTGTGGCAGCCCACCACCTGGGCGCAGTACGCGCGTCTGGTGTCCGAATTTGCCGCCGGGCTCAAGAGTCTGGGCCTGGGCAAGGACGATGTGGTGGTCTGCATCGGCGACAACCGGCCGGAATGGCTGTGGGCCGAGCTGGCCATCCAGGGCCTGGGCGGCATCAGCCTCGGGCTGTACCAGGACGCGCCGGCCGACGAAGTGGCTTACATCTTCGATCTGGCCGAGGTGCGCCTGGTGGTGGCCGAGGACCAGGAACAGGTGGACAAGATGCTGGAGATCAAGGAGAAATCCAAGCATCTCCAGTACATCGTTTATCATGATCCCAAGGGCCTGGCTCCGGATGAGGCCCTGGGCCTCATGTCCTTTGAGGCGGTGTGCGAACTGGGCAAGGCCCAGGCCGGGCAGTATGCGGAGTGGGTCAAGGCCCTTTTGCCGGACGATCCGTGCGTCATCGTCACCACGTCCGGCACCACCGGCCGGCCCAAGCTGGCCATGCTCTCCCATGCCAACATGCTGGCCATGGCCGGCAACCTGAACGAGGCCGATCCCAAATTCGCCAGCGACGAATTTGTCAGCTTCCTGCCCCTGGCCTGGATCGGCGAACAGATGATGGCCCTGGCCTCGGCGCTGCTGCATGGCTTCACCGTAAATTTTCCCGAAGAGCCGGATACAGTGCAGGCGGACATCCGCGAGATTGGCCCGCATCTCATTTTCTCCCCGCCGCGCGTGTGGGAGAACATGGCCGCCGGGGTGCAGGTGAAGATCATGGAAACCACGCCCCTCAAGCGCTGGGTGTACAACCGGCTGCAGCCCGTGGGCCTGGCCTGGGCGGATTGCAAATTCCAGAAGCGCGCGCCCTCCCTGGGCCTGCGTCTGGCCTATCTGCTGGCCAGGGTGGTGCTGTTCAATCCCCTCAAGGACAACCTGGGCTTTTCCAACATCCGCTCCGCCTCCACCGGCGGCGCGGCTCTGGGGCCGGACACCTTCCGCTTTTTCCATGCCCTGGGCGTGAATTTGAAGCAGCTCTACGGGCAGACGGAAATTGCCGGCATCAGCTGCATTCACCGCGATGGTGAAATTGATTTCGATTCCGTGGGCCGGCCCATCGCCGAAACCGAGATCATCATTTCCGAGGAAGGCGAAATTCTCTCCAAGAGCCCCGCCGTGTTCCTGGGCTACTACAAGAACGAGGCTGCCACGGCCGAGACCCTGGCCGACGGCTGGCTGCGCTCCGGCGATGCCGGCTACTTCAACGAGGCCGGGCAGCTGGTGGTCATCGACCGGCTCAAGGACGTGATGCAGCTGTGCGACGGCGAGCGGTTCTCCCCGCAGTTTCTGGAAAACAAGCTCAAGTTTTCGCCCTTCATCAAGGAAGCCGTGGTGCTGGGGCAGGACCGCGACCATCCCGCGGCCATCATCTGCATCGACATGGGCATTGCCGGCCGCTGGGCGGAATCCAGGATGATCACCTACACCACCTATCAGGACCTGGCTGCCAAGGATGAGGTGTACGCCCTCATCAAACGGGAAGTGGAGCAGGTGAACGGCTCTCTGCCCGCGGCCCAGCGCATCCGGCGTTTTGCCCTGCTGTACAAGGAGCTGGATGCCGACGACGGCGAGCTGACCCGCACCCGCAAGGTCCGCCGCCAGGCCGTGGGCGAGCGCTATGCCGCGCTCATTGATGGCCTGTACTCCGACGCCGACAGCCTGGACCTGATGGCGCGCATCACCTACCAGGACGGCCGCGTGCGTGAGATGCGCGGCATGGTCCGCATCGAGTCCGTGTAA